CAGAAAGAGTTAAGCTGTGTTTGTGAGCTATCAGTTTTTTGGAGCCCCAACTTGTGACATGTCACCATTTCTCACTTCATTACATTCACGTTTATTTCTACTTGGACTTTTTGGGGAAATGCAAAGTTACCATTGATTTGTTACTTGCcaaaaaaagtcagtcagtcattacccaacccgctatatcctaacacaggggtctgctggagccaatcccagccagcacagggtgcaaggcaggaacaaatccccgagcagggcgccagcccacacacaccaagcacaatttaggatcaccaatgcacctaacctgcatgtctttggactgtgggaggaaatccactcagacacggggagaacatgcaaactcctcacagggaggacccaggaagcgaacccgtgtctcctaactgtgaggcagcaccgctacccactgcaccaccgtgctgccctgccaaaaaagtaattaaacataaatgacaTTTGTTTCTTGATAATAAAGCGCAAACTACACATATTAAATGTCTGTTACTTTGAACTGGGggggtatggtggtgcagtggtatcactgctgTCTCTCAGTAACGAGACCAGAGtttgggtcctccttgtgtgaagtttgcatgttctccatgtgtctgtgtggatttcctgccaaagtccaaaaacatgcaagtgGATTGGCATCACTAAATTGGCACTAATGtgcgtgtgttcaccctgtgatggaccggcaccctgtccagggattgatcctgccttacaccctatgcttgctggaatagtCTCCAGTCCCACATGACGTTGCTCAGGATTACGCCAGCTTAGAAAATCTTATAATTTATTACTTTATTCCACATGTAATTTAACTAAAAAATGCATTTCTGGCTGATCAGGTTACATTTTTTACTTGATATAAATTGAGTAAGGTGAAAGGTTAGCGTTACATTGCAACTTGGATAGTTTGGTTAGCATTGTGTTATCTCTATTTTCGGACTCCGAGTTTCTAGGGTGTTTATTTGGAATTACTGACTCAGATACTCGTATTTCCTGTCTGTTTGATAACATGTGAACCCAGCCTTATTATAGATGGTGTCAGCCTCTCTCCATTACTTCTGGTGTACAGTTAAATTGGTCCCTGTAGGACATTAGCAAAGCCCATGTGTTTGCCAGCTAATTAATAGAACTTAATTAACAGAATAGTGTCTGATAAAAGCACAGTGCATTGGCAAACCTGTCACAATTCTTAGGTCACCCCGAATGACATCTTGTTGGTGTAACTTCTTTCTTAAACGTCTAATATGAAGGACCAGCCAATGACGAAGTGGCACATCACTCATAGACTTTCCTCCAAGAGCGACAGATGAAACagacagatacagtatgtgagtTACGCAACCCGTCCTTGAGATTTCATCTGCTCAGTGCCATCAGACATATGTGAACAATCATACCTCCCACACAACATTTAAGTTTAAGCATCAGATTCCTTAGCCTTTCTAGGAATGCCTTTGCTTGAACCATTAAAAACACATGAACGTTGGTGATGAATGGCGTGATTAACATAAACGAATTATAAGCTAGGCGAAGCAAAATTGATTTTCAATTgctttggaattattttttttttgctttttctttccagTCCCAGCCGTCACCGTGTAATTCTTGGAGAGTATGACAGGTCTTCCAACGCAGAGGTCATCCAAATCAAGACTGTTTCCAGGGTAGGCTTTTTGACTCTTATTTTACCCAGTGGTATCACTGCTGTCTCTCAGCAACGTGACCAGaacttgggtcctccctgtgtgatgTATGTATGTTCTCCATgcgtctgtgtggatttcctgccaaagtccaaaaacatgcaagtgGATTAGCATCattaaattggcactagtgtgtgacCTTCTGACCTTTACATTTTCTGCCTTCTTTTGGTTTAATTCTGTTTTGTCTACGtaaagtaatatattgctctactttccccttttgtattattaatatgtaccctttgtcagaacgcctcaaatctcacagatttacctgtaccactgtttataaggtattatagtatataacttctccccaccttccctcctacatctataacctcaggcaattaggtgtagtaaaagacaagcaagagttaagttacacataaaataatgtattatggataatattcataaataataacaatatgcaaagtatatttgaatattggcaaccatacaacctgataaatgttgatgtgttgtTTCAGGCGTCACATAGACTTGTTagctacttaaaaatgtctctagttaaggcatcattttgtggtcagctttcttcagaacaggtcacatgcctgtctcaatatggctgccgagctgtgctcttcattgtgttgtccttctcagttcatggtgtgtgtgagGTGCTCCTTCATCCATtggtaagagaaagagagagtgagggagtgagcaaatttatagatgttctgtccaacccctacagccaatagggtgtcatggtacttaaaggcttctgatacaagccagtcccaaacagccatacttcagaccaatgggggaatagaacatcttaacacctgccatctcccaaaaccatatgttaaggtaaagtttgccagttaagcagcctggctttgtgtgggagttgagagactaCAGAGAagcatttaccaaacttgtttcaggcacttccccctaACTCTGCTGTAAAATTCAACGAGACTCGGTCCTGGGgttgggttgtaaacatgaatgcttttcactaatgtaacactaaattacattgctttgtctaagttacaaataaagacatacaaaatatttatcaagttatatacaaaatctcacatcacaacaggttcCAATTGTATTTCTATAATGGCtaccacggtacaacaccctagtactataaatgtTATTAGAGATCTTAACCCatatcattgattttttttattggatcacattttaatcttttctgtGAATAGTCTAACACTAGGCACAGAGGCACAGCCATTAGTGCTGGTTGATTTGCCATTCTGGGTTCAGCTTCCACTGACAGTTAGTATGTTTTTCCTGTGTTTTAGAGACATTTTTTTCTGGTTGCTTCAGTTTTCCccacacatcccaaagacgtgtgTGTCAGGAGACACTGGAAATTCAAACTTAGCCCAGTATTAGTGGATCATACAGTGGACTGATTCTCCTTAGTGGCCTGACCCCTGTCTTACACCTAATGCTAGTGAGATAACTCCATCTTCCACAGAGCTCAGTTGAATTAAGTGGGTTGAAGATTTTTATGTCAGTCTGGCACTAATATGCTATACTTGAATGTCTgcattgtaaattattattttgacatgctggggtcctagggtgaccctgTTTTCTCTTTCAGATTCcttattatgtagaccttaacagaatgccccaaatcccaTGTATAGCCCTTGGTTAACTGGTTATGGTCAGAGTTGCCGTCTCCTAGAGTTTAACACATCCTCCTTACCTTTACATCCATAACtccaggcaattagacagagcaCCAGAAcaagctggaggaaaaaaatacactttttattcATAGACAGATTAATTTAGGATTTCCATTTGTCCccacaataaagtaaaatgaggGCAGGTAAAATAATGCATAATAAGCAGCTCATCTTGCATCCAACATTCTTACTaacaggtggctctctgtcttagtatgttgaCTTGGCCTCTAGTGTAGCGTAGCGCAGCGTGACCCTTGGATGGATGGTCCTCTGAATGAATGAAGCAGCAGACAGTCAGAAAGAGACTAAGCCTCTGTATAAGCCTTAACTTTAAGGAATCTTGTGacttcttgacacatttcttgaACTAGTGGGCATTGGGGGGACATGTGTTTTCCAATGAGATCAGACTCGGCCTCCATCCCTGGCAGTCCAGCTGTTAGCCCGTTCATGCCCTTTCATCTCTGCCACCAGTATTACTAAACGCTCATACATTTTACTTATCTCTCCCACTCCAGGTTTTCTTCATAAGATCTAAAGTGTCGCTGTCTCATATATTGGAGCTCATACCAACAGAGTTATAGCGTAGAACCTTTGTGAAGTCAGTTCTAAGTAGACTTCTCACTCTGTGGGGATCATAGTCAAAGCCTGCAAAACCATGAAATGAAACGGCAGGACTGATTAGTTATTATTAGAAGGCTGCGTCTTTCTTTTTAAGCAACCAATTCAAACTCATCCTTTAATGACCTTATAATATACAATTAGCATAACGCTAGatagagcggcacggtggcacagtgatagcagtgctgcctcacagttagaagacctgggttcgcttcccgggtcctccctgcgtggaatttacatgttctccacgtgtctgcgagggtttcctccggtgctccggtttcctcccacggtccaaagacatgcaggttaggtggattggcgattctaaattggccctagtgtgtgcttggtgtgtgtgtgtgtgccctgtggtgggctggcaccctgcccggggtttgtttcctgccttgcgccctgtgttggctgggattggctccagcagacccccgtgaccatgtagttaggatatagcgggttggataaaggatggatggatattctgtagtccaccttaataaaaggagaagtgtcagtggttctgtgtatctgtgtgtttgtccagttgctatggctttgtcattccaacagatggcatatcacaaacattaatagtttttatgaataccataccaaatgccatctctatatactgtatataaaatccaacgtctctctgtctgtctgtctgtctgtccactttcacgagagaactacttaacagatttagatcatgtttttttctataatttgcttgaacattccggttgattttgtgacgtctctcatcgtgctaagaatcatagttcacttgcaggagcgatatattcatgccaatctgagacagaggctgcgtgcCAAGGGGAGGTGGAAGCGTGACCTCAGGAGTagagagccgggcagggccctcctcaatgtcccatttcactactacgtggtcagagccacaggggacagctagtacagtatattaaagagaCATATGTaatgcgtttgtcattccaatggatggcacatcacaatcattaatcttttacaaattccataccaaatggcaaataatagagacaaatgcattacatttgtcattccaagagatgacacatcacaaaaatttgtaggaatgcattttaatacttcaACTTcttgagatgtgccatctgttggaagaaaaaatgcaatgcattttattactatttgtaataaatgttcaAATGTTAAAGCTGGGgtttacattgattacttagatttcaacccatcttagacagttAGTACAGCTTGTGTCTCCATAATAGACTAGAAGTGAAGGCCATGAATCTACATATAGCATAGTGGAAACGTTAGAAGGCCCCAAATAAGTATTTCTGTAAAGCATCTTACAATTTTGTGAGCGCTATTAAAGTGATAACACACTGTGATCAATTGGGGATATATCCCTAAACCCAAAAAAATACACTATAGAGATCACACTACTACAATAAGGTGGTTTATTACACAAATGATAAACACTAGGAAGGAAAGCAACACTGAGTAACAAGTAAAAGGTCCTGACTAACTGGTGGACTGTAAATAGCAGTTTCCCACCTCATTCCAGTACCAACACACTTTCTTTCTTACCCCAAATACCCTTTCTGAATCACACCAGGCCATTCTGCCACTCACTATTTGAACTCTTGTCCAGCTCTTCCCCAGTGTCCAAGTTCATTGACTTTGTGGCTAAGGCCTCTTTGTAAGCCCCAGCTTGTAAATACTTCTGATATTACACTGTAACACTTTGGGAAAAAAAGCTGGAATGTCCTTTGGAGAGAGACACCTGGTCAGAGATCTCTCAAGAGGAACCTGCTGTCCTCACAGGGTTCTGTCCACAATATCCAGCATAACTCAAGGCCCCCCTACTGCCTTCACCAGGGCTGTCCCTCACAATAGCATTACCAATTAAGTTACCATCAAGCGGTCACTGTGATGTCGACTTATGAGTGGTATATTCTGTTCTATGCAactgatgtgaaaggcattatatcaaATTAAAAGTGAGTGATTTCAAAGTGCCAGTCaatgtttttattccattttttaaagtctcttttgtttgctcatttaGGCCATCACCCACCCATACTGGAATCCTTCCAATTTCAACAATGACATTACCTTGCTCAAGTTGTCCTCGCAAGCCCAAATCACAGCTCGGGTGTCACCTGTTTGCCTTGCACCTTCAAGTGTCAATATTCCATCAGGGACCCGTTGTGTGACAACTGGATGGGGTCGCACTCTCACCACTAGTGAGTAACCTTTCCTTGTAGTGTATTGTTTTACCTTGGAGGTAGAGCTTAAATTCACAATGCAGTTTGTGGAtaccagggggtgctccagctccctaaACACCTGACACAAAGCCTTGGACACAAATATAAAAGGAATGAAAGAGTTTTATTTTGGGAAACTCTTCAAGTAAGTGTTTCCCACCCCAGCCACAAGTGCAATAAACACAGCAATACTTTTCCATCTCTTCTCTCTGATTTTGCCATTGCCTCCATTCCTCCACCCAAATGTTCCTCAAGACTTTTGCTCATTGAGTTgtggaaggcagccccttttatccaatccccgggagtacttctggttaTATGAAGCTGTGGCTCCAAAACACCTCGGCGAGATTGGAGCCCTATGGCGTATAGGGACTCCCAAATCCCACAGCTCTCCCTGGTGGACTCATGGGGCCCAACTGTGCTGTCCCctgggactacaatacccagcatgCCTCGTGGGCACCCATGAGGCGATCCCAGCCTGGGctgactgccatctagtgtcctgggggagacaAAGCCCTGTGTAAGCTGTCTCCCCTGTTCTTCTAGGTTGAGGGCAttccggccatccctcacaagttATACACATTTTATAGTGGTTTTACACAGGAAGTCCAAAGATCATTGCtacaataaaaatgcaattgTTGTCACAAATTGTGAACAGCCTTACAGTCAGTTTTCTAACATAAAATCTTCTTTTGTGGACAGCCAGCCCACCTCGTCTCCAGCAGGTCGCTCTCCCACTTCTGTCTCCTGCCACTTGCAGACAGTATTGGGGCAACAAAATTTCTGATGTGATGATCTGCGCTGGCTCCTCTGGGGTCTCATCTTGCCAGGTAAGCATCAGCAGGCCTATCCAGCACCATAACACATACATGGCTGCCGGGATCTTTAGACATAATACAatagaaagaaattaaagaaaactgagaaaaccaaaaaaagaaaaccttcaaGAATCACAAAAGGATTTCAGAGAAGGGGGCTGAGCAATCCTAAGCAGGAGAGAATGTCTCATCAGCCACCTTGAGGCCAATACGGGGTTTATATAGGCCTACTTAGGTCACACCTCAAggcctaaatatatatatatatatatatatatatatatatatatatatatatatatatatatatatatatgcagtatataaaatgctaaggtccaTCCATCTGTCACACAATTACTCACAAACTAATATGTTCTAGAAATTCACACATTTTTAGGTAGCAGAAACCTGGtgaccaggacctgtggcagagTCATTGAGAAACCAAGTGATAATCACCATTAtgtcagaaagtaaaagaatagcAGCAACATCAGGTGATCATTAGGCATATCACAGATGAGGATTAAGTGACAACAAATGAGAAACAATAAGAAGAGAAAACGCTGGAGCTCATTGATAAACATGAAGTAATCCTGAATATAACATTTGAGTTGGCTGCCCTGGTGGCCATAAAGGACGGCAAAAGGACCTGAGCTCATGTGTTTATGACAGTGATTGAGAAAACAATTGATTCCCACcaaaatggcagaaagaaaaagaagagcagtgacatctgctgagcattcAGCCTATTGCAGAAAGTGATTAAGGGataaagaacaagaaagaataagaagacaagatGCTAAAGCATACATACAAGCAAGGTCTAATCCTGAATAAAGCCTTGTATGTTCTGGAAATTAAAGACATTTTAGGTTACAACAACCTTGTGCCCAGaaatgtttattgtaataaaaccaATGTGTGCGTTATTCCATCTACTGATAATCCTGCAGGACACATTACATACAGATCTAGAATTCTTAATTCAGTGTAACTGTTGTGTTTATTATCCATCAAACAGTgaactttattaaacataaataaagggTGGCAAACTTACCTGTGCTTGGGTGTTTACAGCAAAATGATCACAAAACCAAGTGATAATCACCATAAtggcagaaagacaaagaagaacagtaacatctgctgagtgtcaagcatATCACAAAAGGTGATTAAGTGATGAACATCAagacagaagaagaagaccaAGTAATTCTGACCATGGAGCAAGTGAGCAGAAGATAAACATGACGGCTCATAGGCATgcaagaaaaaaatccagaacagCGAATGCAAGAATGCCATAGAGGCAGACATGCATGGTAACAATTGAGAAGATCGTCATATAGTCAAAACCTCTTACCATATGAATGCATTGCTTTCACATCTGCATTTCACATCCTTACATCAATGTTTCTTTAAAGACTACTGTTTAGCAAGATTACATCAACAATGTGGTGAAGGTCAAGCTGCATTTTTTAAGAATGTGCTGCCAAAATAGAAAATTTCTGCTTACTCAAGATGAGCcaccagaagtaataaaatacattttgacttcAAAAGCAACTGCGAGAAATATCTATTTAGAAGCCATAAGAAGTGtcaacagctccttatctttaatttgcttttcaattgcattttattttgagaCCATGGCTCCGCGTGTTCCATTAGTTTATCAGTAACAGTGTAGAAAGGGACTGGGCAGAATTACAAACATTACAATCAAGAGAGAACAAACAAGGGCATGAGtgcaaaattagaaaatgtacttAAACAAGGACAAAATCCAATCACCTACTGGATCTTTGACTCTTTCTTTTCCTCCCTAATACAGGGGGATTCAGGTGGCCCACTGGTCTGTGAAAGAAGCGGCACTTGGGACCTGATTGGCATCGTGTCTTGGGGCACCCAGGACTGCAACGTGCGGGCACCAGCTGTCTATGCCCGTGTTTCCAGCTTCCGCAGTTGGATTGATCAGGTTGTGGCCAACAATTAAAGCCAGAATGGCAAAAGCTGACAAGCCTGAGAGATGTGCATGTAAAGATGTCCGTGAGATGTCCAAAGAGAGTTGTCAACCAGCTTATAGATGTAGCTTTTAGAATCATCGCATTATCTGCATTATTAAGATCATTAAAACATTTCTGTCTGGAGGTAAGGCTGCGTACTTCAGTTCATTTCTTTatatacagtgtctataaaatgtattcaccccttggacgttttcacattatattgttatacaacaatgactcacaatggatttaatttggcttttttgacactccttaatgtcaaagtaaaagcagatctctgcaaagtgatcaaaattcattacaaatacaaaacaaaaaataaatactcacATAAGCATTCACcgcctttaatatgacacacctacaGTAAgccatcactggtgcagccagccGGCTTTAGAAGTCACATGGAGATCATCTGTCAGGGCTTTCAGTTGATTGTCATCTAAATGCATCTATCTGTGGAAGATCCAACTTGTAGtgtgtcagtatggtggcctaacctacagaatgaagacaaaaggacACTCCAAGCAGCTCCATGGAATAGTAAATGATAAGCGCAGGTCAGGATGGAGACTAAAAATTATCCATGTAAGTGAAAATCCCTTGGATTTAAATCAGCCATTAGGAAATGGGAAGAGTAAGGCACAGCTGAAAATCGGCCTTGAGTGGGCCATCCACAAAACCTGAGTGAAGAAGACAAATGAGGGAGGCCACCGTTAGGACTCTGAGAATACTGAAGGAGTTACAGGTTACAGTGGCTCTGACTGGTGAGACTGTGCAGACGACAATTGCtgtccaggtgcttcaccagtcacgtC
The Erpetoichthys calabaricus chromosome 17, fErpCal1.3, whole genome shotgun sequence genome window above contains:
- the LOC114667226 gene encoding chymotrypsin-like protease CTRL-1, translated to MLWLLSCLALVGSALGCGVPSIRPVVSGYSKIINGENAVPGSWPWQVSLQETNGFHFCGGSLISPYWVVTAAHCNFNPSRHRVILGEYDRSSNAEVIQIKTVSRAITHPYWNPSNFNNDITLLKLSSQAQITARVSPVCLAPSSVNIPSGTRCVTTGWGRTLTTTSPPRLQQVALPLLSPATCRQYWGNKISDVMICAGSSGVSSCQGDSGGPLVCERSGTWDLIGIVSWGTQDCNVRAPAVYARVSSFRSWIDQVVANN